From Thermomonas sp. XSG, one genomic window encodes:
- the lolA gene encoding outer membrane lipoprotein chaperone LolA, translating to MRIAPTVLSAALLLASNLAVAGARDDLNAFTKGLKGLDGQFSQQVFDVRGKQKEASSGRVAVSAPRLFRWEYTKPYAQLVVADGKTVWVVDPDLNQATRRPQGPEEANSPLAILLEPARLERDFAVKDGGNRNGVAWLEVAPRAADAGFKTARLGFAGGQLSRLEYVDALGQRTVIAFSGWKRNPSFAKGTFAYAPGKGVDVIGN from the coding sequence ATGCGCATCGCCCCCACCGTGCTGTCCGCCGCGCTGCTGCTGGCCAGCAATCTCGCCGTCGCTGGCGCGCGCGACGACCTGAACGCTTTCACCAAGGGCCTGAAGGGTCTGGATGGGCAGTTCAGCCAGCAGGTGTTCGACGTGCGCGGCAAGCAGAAGGAAGCGTCGAGTGGTCGTGTCGCAGTGTCCGCGCCGCGCCTGTTCCGCTGGGAATACACCAAGCCCTATGCCCAGCTGGTCGTGGCCGACGGCAAGACCGTCTGGGTGGTCGATCCCGACCTGAACCAGGCCACCCGTCGCCCGCAGGGCCCGGAGGAAGCCAACAGTCCGCTGGCGATCCTGCTGGAGCCGGCGCGCCTGGAGCGCGATTTCGCGGTCAAGGACGGCGGCAACCGCAATGGTGTCGCGTGGCTGGAAGTGGCGCCGCGCGCGGCCGACGCCGGCTTCAAGACCGCCCGCTTGGGTTTTGCCGGCGGCCAGCTGTCTCGGCTGGAGTACGTGGATGCGCTGGGCCAGCGCACCGTCATCGCGTTTTCCGGCTGGAAGCGCAATCCCTCCTTCGCCAAGGGCACTTTCGCCTATGCCCCGGGCAAGGGTGTGGATGTGATCGGCAATTGA
- the crcB gene encoding fluoride efflux transporter CrcB: MATIWWQQLVLVMCGGALGSAARFWLGGALLRRLGEGIPWGTLAANLVGSFAIGFLAVWLEGRGPQALYWRAFLIVGLLGGLTTYSSLMLECLLLARAPRAGVALAYLGTTLVAGLLLVWLGTRLASTIRPPFPLA; the protein is encoded by the coding sequence ATGGCGACGATCTGGTGGCAGCAGCTGGTCCTGGTGATGTGCGGTGGCGCGCTGGGCTCAGCCGCGCGGTTCTGGCTCGGCGGTGCGCTGCTGCGACGGCTGGGCGAAGGCATCCCGTGGGGTACGTTGGCGGCGAACCTGGTCGGTTCGTTCGCGATTGGGTTCCTGGCAGTCTGGCTGGAAGGGCGCGGTCCGCAGGCACTTTACTGGCGCGCCTTCCTCATCGTCGGCCTGCTCGGCGGCCTGACCACCTATTCCTCGCTGATGCTGGAATGCCTGCTGCTGGCGCGCGCACCGCGTGCAGGGGTGGCCCTTGCCTACCTTGGCACGACGCTGGTGGCCGGGCTGCTGCTGGTCTGGTTGGGTACGCGGCTCGCGTCCACGATCCGGCCGCCGTTTCCGCTGGCCTGA
- a CDS encoding replication-associated recombination protein A has translation MSRPRSPDPAPDLLAAQNEALRPLAERMRPRTLDEMVGQQRLLAPGSALRRAIQAGRLHSMILWGPPGCGKTTLALLLAQHADAEFVAISAVLSGLPQVREVLAQAQARFDAGRRTLLFVDEVHRFNKVQQDAFLPHIERGTILFVGATTENPSFELNSALLSRCRVHVLEAVSAPDIARALRQSLDEEERGLGGRGLCIDDVALGEIAAAADGDVRRALTLLEIAADIAEGEGGTITEATLHQVLADRTRRFDKGGDQFYDQISALHKSVRSSNPDGAIYWLARMLDGGCDPSYLLRRMTIMAVEDIGLADPRALEMALNVWNAYDRIGPPEGDIALSNLAIYLASTAKSNASYMALKGARADIAALGTQPVPMHLRNAPTRLMKSLGHGTGYQYDHDVEGGIALDQTAFPDAMGERVYYQPVSRGLEIRLKEKLDALREARARARDGRDR, from the coding sequence ATGTCGCGCCCGCGCTCCCCCGATCCCGCCCCCGACCTGCTGGCAGCCCAGAACGAGGCGCTGCGTCCGCTCGCCGAGCGCATGCGCCCGCGCACGCTGGACGAGATGGTCGGCCAGCAGCGCCTGCTGGCGCCCGGTTCAGCGCTGCGACGCGCCATCCAGGCCGGGCGCCTGCATTCGATGATCCTGTGGGGGCCGCCGGGCTGCGGCAAGACCACGCTTGCGCTGCTGCTGGCGCAGCATGCCGACGCCGAGTTCGTGGCCATCTCGGCGGTGCTGTCGGGCCTGCCGCAGGTACGCGAGGTGCTGGCGCAGGCACAGGCGCGCTTCGACGCCGGCCGCCGCACCCTGCTGTTCGTGGACGAGGTGCATCGTTTCAATAAGGTGCAGCAGGACGCGTTCCTGCCGCATATCGAGCGCGGCACTATCCTGTTCGTCGGCGCCACCACCGAGAATCCCTCGTTTGAACTGAACTCCGCGCTGTTGTCGCGCTGCCGCGTGCACGTACTGGAAGCGGTGTCGGCGCCGGACATCGCGCGTGCGCTGCGGCAGTCGCTGGATGAGGAAGAGCGCGGTTTGGGCGGGCGAGGCCTGTGCATCGACGATGTGGCGCTGGGTGAAATCGCCGCGGCTGCCGACGGTGACGTGCGACGGGCGCTGACCCTGCTGGAAATTGCAGCGGATATCGCGGAAGGCGAGGGCGGCACCATCACGGAAGCGACCCTGCACCAGGTGCTGGCTGACCGTACCCGCCGCTTCGACAAGGGTGGCGACCAGTTCTACGACCAGATCTCCGCGCTGCACAAGTCGGTACGCAGTTCCAACCCGGACGGCGCGATCTACTGGCTGGCGCGCATGCTGGATGGCGGCTGCGATCCGTCCTACCTGCTGCGCCGGATGACCATCATGGCGGTGGAGGACATCGGCCTGGCCGATCCGCGCGCGCTGGAGATGGCGCTCAACGTCTGGAATGCCTACGACCGCATCGGCCCGCCCGAGGGCGACATCGCGCTGTCCAACCTCGCCATCTACCTGGCCAGCACCGCCAAGTCCAATGCCAGCTACATGGCGCTGAAGGGTGCGCGTGCGGATATCGCGGCGCTCGGCACCCAGCCGGTGCCGATGCACCTGCGCAATGCCCCGACCCGGCTGATGAAGTCGCTCGGCCACGGGACGGGCTACCAGTACGACCACGATGTCGAAGGCGGTATCGCCCTCGACCAGACCGCCTTCCCGGACGCCATGGGCGAGCGTGTCTATTACCAGCCGGTGTCGCGCGGCCTGGAAATCAGGCTCAAGGAGAAGCTCGACGCCTTGCGCGAAGCGCGCGCTCGCGCTCGCGACGGGCGCGACCGCTAG